GCAAAAAGCTAAGAGGCCGGCGATCCAAAAGGTTCTGGGCGATATCAACCACAGCAGCCTTCTCAAAGGCTAGCTCTGTAAATCTACTAAAGCTAGCTCCACGAGACGAAAACTGGGACGCATGAACAGATGTATTCAATGCCGCCACGTTAACCTTGCTCCACTTTAGGCCATCTCGCCGCTATATCAATTGCGTAGCCCATGTTATCCACAATCCGCATAACGACATGGTCTACTAGATCGTCAATCGCTTTTGGTCGATTGTAAAAACCAGGCATTGCTGGAATTATTTTTGCGCCAACGCGCGCTAGCTTTAACATGTTCTCGAGATGAATAGCCGAAAGCGGCGTTTCCCGGGGAACTAGCAACAGTTTGCGACTTTCTTTAATCATCACATCTGCACTTCGCTGCAGCAGGTTGCCAGCAAGGCCATTAGCAACCGCCGCCAAAGTATTCATGCTACATGGGACTATCACCATTCCAAGAGTGCGATACGAGCCCGACGCAATCGCCGCACCTATTTCTCTATTGTCGTAAGTTGTAACGCGATCTCGGTATGTCGGCTCAACCATCGCCTCAAAGCCAGAATTAAATTCTAAGCCCCAACCTTGCTCTTGACACAGAACCTCCTTCCCTGCTTCAGAAAGTATCAAGTGAACTCTAACGGTAGGAATATTCCCAAGAATAACATTAAGCAAGCGACAACCGTAAATAGTGCCAGATGCGCCCGTTATGGCAATTATCCACTCGTCCAAAATATCCTTCCTATCACTCCTTTGTTGCAACGTACGCATAGGCAACACCGCCTAAAAACCGCTTCCAGCGGATTTGAGCAAAATCCGTGCTACGCATTAAATGGACAAACTCATCGCCGCAGGGAAACGCCTGCGAAGTCTTAGGCAAGTACTCATAAGCAGACCTGTTTCCCGTAAGCAAACCACCTAAATATGGAAGTACGAAGTCGCTATATATTCGATAGCATGAGGGAAAAAAACCTGATTCTGGCTGGCCGAACTCCAGCACTAACAGCTTTCCATTAGATCTTAAAACTCTGTATATTTCGCGCAATCCCGCTTGAGGATCATCCACATTGCGAATGCCAAAACCAATAGTTGCATTATCAAAACTATTGTCACAAAACGGCAGCTTCAAAATATCTCCCTGGACAAAAGAGATTTTTGGTCTGTTGCCATCGCTGGTAGCTCCAAATCGCCTCGATGCCTTTTCCCGCGCTAGCTCGAGCATTTCCTCCACAAAATCCACTCCAACTATTTCCGCATGCGACCCAAGCGCATCAACTAAAGAAAAGCAAAAGTCACCAGTACCACTGCATAAATCTAGTATTTTGCCGCCCGGAAC
Above is a window of Deltaproteobacteria bacterium DNA encoding:
- a CDS encoding UbiX family flavin prenyltransferase encodes the protein MLDEWIIAITGASGTIYGCRLLNVILGNIPTVRVHLILSEAGKEVLCQEQGWGLEFNSGFEAMVEPTYRDRVTTYDNREIGAAIASGSYRTLGMVIVPCSMNTLAAVANGLAGNLLQRSADVMIKESRKLLLVPRETPLSAIHLENMLKLARVGAKIIPAMPGFYNRPKAIDDLVDHVVMRIVDNMGYAIDIAARWPKVEQG
- the ubiE gene encoding bifunctional demethylmenaquinone methyltransferase/2-methoxy-6-polyprenyl-1,4-benzoquinol methylase UbiE, with the translated sequence MSVAVQRMFASIASRYDTANDVLSFGIHRLWRKNAVQFAELVPGGKILDLCSGTGDFCFSLVDALGSHAEIVGVDFVEEMLELAREKASRRFGATSDGNRPKISFVQGDILKLPFCDNSFDNATIGFGIRNVDDPQAGLREIYRVLRSNGKLLVLEFGQPESGFFPSCYRIYSDFVLPYLGGLLTGNRSAYEYLPKTSQAFPCGDEFVHLMRSTDFAQIRWKRFLGGVAYAYVATKE